In Chanodichthys erythropterus isolate Z2021 chromosome 7, ASM2448905v1, whole genome shotgun sequence, a genomic segment contains:
- the grk7b gene encoding LOW QUALITY PROTEIN: rhodopsin kinase grk7-b (The sequence of the model RefSeq protein was modified relative to this genomic sequence to represent the inferred CDS: inserted 3 bases in 3 codons; substituted 1 base at 1 genomic stop codon), whose amino-acid sequence MCDMGGLDNLVANTTYLKAQGLDNKEMRKRRPSLILPQLENCTKVRAAIPKDFEHICEQQPIGKTCFRQFLLSSNPGYLAAAEFLEELNDWNLAEAGAKEKARQNIINKFCKADSKCFLAYLTEDMVEKCKAISEKDFEEVMMGQMKEATQEFLRGKPFNEYQXQWKEFEKQPISDKYFYEFRTLGKGGFGEVCAVQVKSTGQMYACKKLDKKRLKKKGGEKMALLEKKILEKVNSLFLVNLAYAFDTKTXVCLVMTLMNEGDLKYHIYHTGEHGIEMERIIHYTAQITTGILHLHAMDIVYRDMKPENVLLDSQGQCRLSDLGLAVXLPNGKTISQKAGTKGYMAPEILKQEPYCMSVDWWALGCSIYEMVAGRLPFRDHKEKVTKEEIVRRTLEDECKIEHXDAPSKDIISLFLKKNVEDRLCCNGDPQKHEFFKSINIPRLEAGLIPPPWVPKPNVEYAKDTGDIQDFSEVKGVEFDANDEKFFKEFSTGAVPIPWQQEMIDNGLFDELNDPNRKKLSAGLDDDEQKSKYCTFL is encoded by the exons ATGTGTGACATGGGTGGACTGGACAATCTGGTGGCCAACACGACCTACCTGAAAGCACAGGGTCTAGACAACAAGGAGATGAGGAAACGCAGGCCTAGCCTAATTCTTCCCCAACTTGAAAACTGTACAAAGGTGCGTGCAGCCATTCCCAAGGACTTTGAGCACATCTGTGAGCAGCAGCCCATTGGAAAAACATGCTTCCGTCAGTTCCTCTTATCCTCCAATCCAGGATACCTTGCTGCTGCAGAGTTCCTGGAGGAGTTGAATGACTGGAATTTGGCAGAGGCAGGTGCTAAAGAAAAAGCCAGGCAGAATATCATTAACAAATTCTGCAAAGCTGACTCCAAATGTTTCCTGGCTTATCTGACAGAGGACATGGTGGAGAAGTGTAAAGCCATCTCTGAGAAGGACTTTGAGGAGGTGATGATGGGACAGATGAAAGAAGCCACACAAGAGTTTCTGAGAGGAAAACCTTTCAATGAGTATC ACCAGTGGAAGGAATTCGAGAAGCAGCCCATCTCTGATAAATACTTCTATGAGTTCAGGACTTTGGGGAAAGGAGGATTTGGAGAG gtgtgtgctgttcaggtcaaAAGCACAGGTCAGATGTATGCCTGCAAGAAGCTGGACAAGAAACGCTTGAAGAAAAAGGGTGGGGAAAAGATGGCTCTACTGGAGAAAAAAATCTTGGAGAAGGTAAACAGCCTTTTTCTGGTGAACCTGGCCTACGCATTTGACACAAAGA CAGTGTGTCTGGTCATGACTCTGATGAATGAAGGGGATCTGAAGTACCACATTTACCACACTGGGGAGCATGGCATTGAGATGGAGCGAATCATTCACTACACAGCTCAGATCACCACTGGAATCTTGCACCTACATGCTATGGATATTGTGTACCGTGACATGAAGCCAGAGAACGTCCTACTGGACAGTCAGGGCCAGTGCAGGTTGTCAGACCTTGGTCTAGCTGTGTAACTACCGAATGGGAAAACTATCTCACAAAAG GCTGGCACTAAGGGGTATATGGCGCCAGAGATCCTGAAGCAGGAACCATACTGTATGTCAGTGGACTGGTGGGCTTTGGGCTGTAGCATCTATGAGATGGTGGCCGGCCGTCTGCCCTTTAGAGATCACAAAGAGAAGGTGACTAAAGAAGAGATAGTAAGGAGAACTCTTGAAGATGAGTGCAAAATTGAAC AGGACGCCCCCTCCAAGGACATCATCAGTCTTTTTCTGAAAAAGAATGTTGAAGACCGCCTCTGCTGCAA CGGTGACCCTCAGAAACATGAGTTCTTCAAATCCATCAACATCCCTCGGCTGGAGGCGGGGCTTATTCCACCTCCATGGGTGCCCAAACCCAACGTTGAGTACGCTAAAGACACAGGTGATATCCAGGACTTCTCTGAGGTTAAAGGGGTTGAATTTGATGCCAATGATGAGAAGTTTTTTAAGGAATTCAGTACAGGAGCAGTGCCGATTCCATGGCAACAGGAGATGATTGACAATGGACTCTTTGATGAGCTTAACGACCCAAACAGGAAGAAATTGTCAGCGGGACTGGATGATGATGAGCAAAAATCCAAATATTGCACTTttctgtaa
- the rnf7 gene encoding RING-box protein 2 gives MAEMDDGDEPVLVHTRSGSSGSKSGGDKMFSLKKWNAVAMWSWDVECDTCAICRVQVMDACLRCQAENKQEDCVVVWGECNHSFHNCCMSLWVKQNNRCPLCQQDWVVQRIGK, from the exons ATGGCGGAGATGGACGATGGTGATGAGCCGGTTTTAGTGCACACTCGCAGCGGTTCTTCTGGATCCAAATCAGGGGGAGACAAGATGTTCTCCCTCAAGAAGTGGAATGCGGTGGCAATGTGGAGCTGGGATGTGGAGTGTGACACCTGCGCTATTTGTCGGGTTCAAGTAATGG ATGCATGCTTGAGATGCCAGGCTGAAAACAAACAAGAGGACTGTGTTG TGGTATGGGGAGAGTGTAACCACTCTTTTCACAACTGCTGCATGTCCCTCTGGGTCAAACAGAACAATAGATGCCCACTATGCCAACAGGACTGGGTGGTACAGAGGATCGGCAAGTGA